A genome region from Schlesneria paludicola DSM 18645 includes the following:
- a CDS encoding DUF2171 domain-containing protein, translating into MVDAAKKAGDNIAKGAENAVDFVKTKTGLGGPAEGTDAGLAGIKDHMDVIASCGKKVGVVDHLEGSAIKLTKKDSPDGQHHFVPVAWVERVDRHVHLTKNSKETEESWKPDAASCGCSH; encoded by the coding sequence GTGGTCGATGCGGCCAAGAAGGCAGGCGACAATATCGCGAAAGGAGCTGAGAACGCCGTTGACTTTGTGAAAACGAAGACCGGATTGGGCGGGCCAGCAGAGGGTACAGATGCGGGTTTGGCTGGTATTAAAGATCATATGGACGTGATCGCGTCGTGCGGCAAAAAGGTGGGTGTTGTCGACCACCTCGAAGGGAGCGCGATTAAACTGACCAAAAAAGACAGTCCTGACGGACAACATCACTTTGTGCCCGTTGCCTGGGTGGAGCGGGTCGATCGTCATGTCCATCTGACGAAGAATTCGAAGGAAACTGAAGAGAGCTGGAAGCCTGACGCGGCAAGTTGCGGCTGCAGTCATTGA
- a CDS encoding hybrid sensor histidine kinase/response regulator, with product MTIPALAIEARVLLLMPTSQDAARTCDLLRESGLDGFECTDIHSVCRELAAGAGAILLTDETIAEDGAELLTSALENQPSWSDVPLIVLSREGASRSKLSFREPVNVTLIERPVRMHTLISVIKSALRARNRQYEVRDNLIERQVAAESAAAERERLRITLASIGDAVISTDADGKVTFLNGVAQRLTGWSQTEANGRHLSEIFRIVNEHTRQLVENPALRALQKGVIVGLANHTILISRDGAERPIDDSAAPIRDGSGNQVGAVLVFRDVTERKRSEEAQARLAAIVESSDDAIISKSLDGVIRTWNAGAERLFGYSSTEAIGQPITLILPPERLVEEREILNRLRRGERVDHFETVRLAKGGRTLNVSLTISPIRDAGGRVVGASKVARDITSRTQIEADLRRSEERYRTLFDFMGQAFCVIEMLYDDCDQPVDYRFLEVNPAFEVHTGLKDAVGRTMRELVPDHDAHWFEIYDRVASTGRSVRFVSEAKALGRWYDVSAYRPGGPNSRRVAVLFTDITERKRAEDSLRDADRRKDEFIALLAHELRNPLAPIRNGLQVLQLGANNVTAIDQARSMMERQLGHMVRLIDDLLDVSRIGRNKMELRRSRVSVADILDSALETARPLIDAGGHGLMVSLSPEPIFLDADLTRLAQVFGNLLSNSAKYTPHGGDIWISAERRGNEAVISVRDDGIGIPNESLDSIFDMFSQVDRSIERSTGGLGIGLALVKGLVEMHGGSVSAESPGSGRGSTFTVRLPALEHQNGHDLRHTHCAEPPKCDVGRRFLVVDDNRDSATSMAMMLKLVGNDVRTANDGLEAVEASEQFRPQVILMDVGMPKLNGYEATRRIREERWGKSIVIIALTGWGQEGDRAQSRDAGCNGHLVKPVSFSDLEDLLSKLTDGPAGLK from the coding sequence ATGACAATACCCGCATTGGCAATTGAGGCCCGAGTGCTCCTCCTGATGCCAACATCGCAGGACGCGGCGCGGACGTGCGACCTTCTCCGAGAATCTGGACTTGATGGCTTCGAGTGCACCGACATTCATTCCGTCTGCCGCGAGCTTGCGGCAGGGGCCGGAGCCATCTTGCTGACTGATGAGACGATTGCTGAAGATGGGGCAGAACTATTGACAAGTGCCCTGGAGAATCAACCCTCTTGGTCCGACGTCCCTTTGATTGTCCTGAGTCGCGAGGGAGCAAGTCGGAGCAAACTCTCGTTTCGAGAGCCAGTGAATGTGACTCTGATCGAGCGTCCGGTGCGGATGCATACACTGATCAGCGTCATCAAATCGGCCTTGCGCGCGAGGAATCGCCAGTACGAGGTGCGGGATAATCTCATCGAACGTCAAGTCGCGGCAGAGTCAGCCGCTGCGGAGAGAGAGAGACTCCGAATCACTCTCGCCAGTATTGGCGATGCTGTCATTAGCACTGACGCAGATGGGAAGGTGACGTTCCTGAATGGCGTGGCCCAGAGATTGACGGGGTGGTCTCAGACCGAGGCCAATGGTCGCCATTTGTCGGAAATCTTTCGGATCGTCAACGAACATACTCGCCAATTGGTCGAGAATCCCGCCTTACGGGCATTGCAAAAGGGTGTGATCGTCGGACTCGCAAATCATACGATTTTGATCTCCCGGGACGGGGCAGAGCGTCCGATTGATGATAGCGCTGCTCCTATCAGAGACGGCTCGGGCAATCAGGTTGGTGCCGTATTAGTCTTTCGCGACGTGACCGAGCGAAAGCGTTCAGAAGAAGCCCAAGCTCGACTGGCGGCGATCGTCGAATCGTCTGATGACGCCATTATCAGCAAGTCTCTGGATGGAGTGATTCGTACGTGGAATGCCGGGGCCGAGCGACTGTTCGGCTATTCCTCGACCGAGGCGATCGGCCAGCCGATTACCTTGATCCTGCCTCCTGAACGTCTTGTCGAGGAGCGTGAGATTCTGAACCGGCTTCGGCGCGGCGAGCGGGTCGATCACTTCGAGACGGTTCGGTTGGCGAAAGGGGGCCGCACACTCAATGTCTCGTTAACCATTTCCCCGATTCGGGACGCCGGAGGGCGTGTGGTCGGAGCATCAAAAGTGGCGCGTGACATCACCTCCAGAACTCAAATCGAAGCGGACCTCCGACGGAGTGAAGAACGATACCGCACATTGTTTGATTTTATGGGGCAGGCATTCTGTGTGATTGAAATGCTCTATGATGATTGCGATCAGCCCGTTGACTACCGATTCTTGGAAGTGAATCCTGCGTTTGAAGTCCACACTGGCCTGAAAGATGCCGTGGGGCGAACAATGCGCGAACTCGTCCCAGATCACGATGCGCATTGGTTTGAGATCTACGATCGAGTCGCATCGACTGGTCGCTCGGTGCGATTTGTGAGCGAAGCAAAGGCGCTCGGACGCTGGTACGACGTGTCCGCCTATCGCCCCGGTGGCCCAAACAGTCGTCGGGTCGCAGTCCTGTTTACGGACATCACAGAGCGAAAGCGAGCCGAAGATTCGCTGCGCGATGCAGATCGAAGAAAAGACGAGTTCATCGCTTTGCTGGCGCACGAACTACGAAATCCTCTCGCCCCAATCAGAAACGGCCTGCAAGTTTTGCAGCTCGGAGCGAATAACGTGACCGCCATTGATCAGGCCCGCTCGATGATGGAGCGACAGCTTGGGCATATGGTTCGTCTGATCGATGATTTGCTCGACGTCTCGCGAATTGGCCGCAACAAGATGGAGCTTCGCAGATCACGGGTGTCGGTTGCCGACATCCTGGACAGCGCGCTCGAGACCGCGCGGCCGCTCATTGATGCTGGAGGACATGGGCTGATGGTCTCGCTCTCACCTGAGCCAATCTTTCTCGACGCCGATCTGACGCGACTGGCTCAAGTCTTCGGCAATTTGTTAAGCAATAGTGCAAAATACACTCCCCACGGTGGCGATATCTGGATCAGCGCCGAGCGACGTGGGAATGAGGCCGTTATTTCTGTACGCGATGACGGAATTGGAATTCCGAATGAGTCCTTGGATTCCATTTTTGACATGTTCTCACAAGTCGACCGCAGCATTGAGAGGAGCACTGGGGGACTTGGTATTGGCTTGGCACTGGTAAAGGGTTTGGTGGAAATGCACGGTGGGAGCGTCTCGGCGGAGTCTCCAGGTTCAGGACGCGGAAGTACATTTACGGTTCGGCTTCCTGCGCTGGAACATCAAAACGGCCATGATCTGCGGCATACGCACTGCGCAGAACCTCCAAAGTGCGACGTTGGGCGGCGATTTCTCGTCGTTGACGACAACCGGGATTCTGCGACTTCGATGGCCATGATGTTAAAGCTCGTTGGCAATGACGTACGAACCGCGAACGATGGCCTTGAGGCTGTGGAGGCCAGCGAGCAGTTCCGCCCACAGGTCATCCTGATGGATGTCGGCATGCCGAAGTTGAATGGTTATGAGGCGACGCGGCGAATCCGCGAGGAGCGATGGGGTAAATCCATTGTGATCATCGCCCTTACGGGCTGGGGGCAGGAAGGTGATCGAGCTCAATCCAGGGACGCGGGATGCAACGGTCATCTCGTGAAGCCGGTCAGCTTCTCGGATTTGGAGGACTTGCTATCGAAGTTGACGGACGGACCTGCCGGCTTGAAATGA